Genomic segment of Chitinophaga varians:
CGATGCCTGCCGGGTATTCGGTGTTTCCTACAAAGCGATGGAGCGCCGGTTTAACCAGGTGGCAGGCCTTACCCCAACAGACATGCTAAAGATACGGCGGTTCAACAAGGCCATACTGGCCATGTACAGCTGTCGCCACGAATCCCTCACCGCGGTAGCACACAGTTGTGGCTTCTACGACCAGTCTCATTTTATCCGCGAATTCAAACAGCTCTCCGGCACCACCCCGCGTCATTTCCTCAAGGAACAATATACCATTGTACAGGTAATACAACCGGCCCTCGCAGCACGGCTGTCTAAATCGTACAATTTATAACCGCCCGCATTTATCATCTTCGTAAAAAATATATGTCATGGAAGGAAAAAAATATGAACTGATTCCCTACCTCACTTTCGGAGGCAATTGTGAAGAAGCAATGAACTTTTATGCCAAAGCACTGGGCGCCACTTTTAAAGTATGGACCCGCTACGACAACCCCAACATGAAGGCGCCGGAAGCCTATCGTGACAAGGTGCTTCACAGCAGGCTGCATTTTAATGACCTGGCTATTTATGCCAGCGATACTTTTCCCGGTAAAGAAACGAAAGGCAACAGCGGAGATGTGTCTTTGTCGCTCACTTTCCCCGATGAACAAACCGCACAAAAAGCTTTTGACGCACTGGCCGCAGGCGGCGAAGTGGGCGTGCCTTTCGGAAAACAGTTCTGGGGCGACTGGCATGGTAATCTTACGGACAAATACGGCATTAAATGGATGGTGAATTGCTGATTCGCAAATCGTAGCCCAGGGCTTCAGCCCTGGGCTACGATTTGTTCTTTCTCTTTTATAGATAACCTCCAATTGATGAGACAGGGTCAATGTTGGCAATAGGAGATTATCTGGTATCATCCAGGTTATCGATGCTAAGTTTCCGAAATTGATGGGTTAAAGCCAATTCATTGAGAAGTTCCGCTCTGAAACAGCCTGAAGAACAGAACGTAACCCAGGGCTTCAGCCCCGGGACTTGGCCCCGGGACTGAGCCCCCGGGCTCCTCAGAAAATCTGCCCTAAAGCAATCAGATTACCGCATTCATCCTCGAAAACGGCTTCTATGCCCCAGTCGGCTTTGGTAGGTGGTTTCCGGAACACCACGCCTTTGGCTGTCAGCTGTTCGTATTCGGCTGCAATATCAGCTGTGCCCAGCATGATAGCAGGTATTCCTGCTGCGTATAGCCCTTCCATATAGGCTTTGGCCACCGGATGCTGGGACGGTTCCAGCAGCAGGGTGGTGCCTTCGGGATCTTCAGGAGAGACCACTACGGCCAGGAATGCTTCGGGCATATAAACTTTCTCTTTAAAGCCCAGTTTCTCTGTGTAAAAGCGAAATGCTTCCAGGGGGTCGTTGACGTGGACCCCTGCCATGGCTATTTTCATATGGATATGTTTTTAGTGGTGAGTGATCATGGTGGAGGTGTCTTTCCCGTGTTTACGCTTTAATATCAAGGCGCTGATGAGCGCTATCACGATGCCGACAGGCAGTACTTCCGAATAGGTGATCAGTATAACAAACAGCGGGTTTTTATAGAGCTGCTTAAAATTTTCCGCTTCGGCCGTCTTTTTAGACAGTGTTGCAGCGTCGGCGCCTGCTTCTCTGGCTTCTTTCAGCAGGTGGGCGTTGTATTTGTCCATAAAATCCGGAACAAACAGGTAATAGTCAAACAGCCACACCACTACATATATGGTAGAGGCGATGAGGGCAATCAACAGGCCTACTTTAAATGCCTTGCCGAAGTTGATGGCGCCGTTGTTGTATTTGTCGCGATAGTTTTTGACGCCCACAAAAATGAAAGAGAAAGCGACGAGCATCCCGGCGTAGCCGAGCACCATATTCCCCTTATAGTTGGGGTCGCCGTAACACATTAAAACGGAAAACACCATCATCAGGCTAACGATGGCGCCGGAGATCAATCCGAAAACGAGCACATTTTTTTTCATCTGGTCAGGATTTGGTAGTGAGTACAAAAATGCTGGTCCTGCATCTTTTTCCGTTCATACTTTAGGGTGATTTTACCTTTCTTACCTTTTTTCCTGCTTTCGGGTGATGATGATTATGGTATGATATTCAGTCGCTTAGCTTTATCTATGGCTTGTGTTCTTCTTTTTACGTCCAGTTTTTCGAATAAACGTGATGCATGGGTTTTGACCGTGTTCAGTGACAGGAACAGGCGGCCGGCGATCTCCTGGTTGCTGAGGCCATCGGCCATCAGCTGTAGTACTTCCAGTTCGCGGTTGCTCAGGCCGGGGTGGTCCGGCGCAGGGGTATTTAAAGAGAAGGCGGCTGCCGGAGTAACAGGCACCGGTTTTTCGATGATCACAGTCTCCACTTTCGGTCTGGTGAGTTTTAAGGCCAGCCATATCCCCAGTGCTGTAAAAATGAGGGCCACCATGCCGACATATACCTCCATGGCATGATGAATGATCAGGAAACGCAGCTCCAGCCATTTCAGGAGAAAGAGCAGCAGGGCCAGCGAAAGGCCGTAAAGGATATTATGTTTGTTTCTGGTGATGGCGTGCCACTTCATGCGCAATGGTTTGCTGTTGGCATAAAGTTACATATTTGATGCAAAAGCAGTAGTCTGCGCCCATCCTTTTGCTGCCAGACATGCGTTATAGAGAGGTCTGTATTCAGTAAAACTTTTCCGGATGGTCTGTTGTATTAAATTATTATTCGCCGGACATCCCGGAGTAACATTTAAGTATTCTTGTGCGTTACACTGCTTTTGACGGCCTCTGACAAGAAACCGGCATGATTATTAATCTATTATTTATCATAAAATGACAGCAATTGTTCATTTTAACGCATGAATGTTCAATTACATACAAGATAAAATAAATTACATTTGACACC
This window contains:
- a CDS encoding VOC family protein, which produces MKIAMAGVHVNDPLEAFRFYTEKLGFKEKVYMPEAFLAVVVSPEDPEGTTLLLEPSQHPVAKAYMEGLYAAGIPAIMLGTADIAAEYEQLTAKGVVFRKPPTKADWGIEAVFEDECGNLIALGQIF
- a CDS encoding DUF4199 domain-containing protein, with product MKKNVLVFGLISGAIVSLMMVFSVLMCYGDPNYKGNMVLGYAGMLVAFSFIFVGVKNYRDKYNNGAINFGKAFKVGLLIALIASTIYVVVWLFDYYLFVPDFMDKYNAHLLKEAREAGADAATLSKKTAEAENFKQLYKNPLFVILITYSEVLPVGIVIALISALILKRKHGKDTSTMITHH
- a CDS encoding response regulator transcription factor, with the protein product MKWHAITRNKHNILYGLSLALLLFLLKWLELRFLIIHHAMEVYVGMVALIFTALGIWLALKLTRPKVETVIIEKPVPVTPAAAFSLNTPAPDHPGLSNRELEVLQLMADGLSNQEIAGRLFLSLNTVKTHASRLFEKLDVKRRTQAIDKAKRLNIIP
- a CDS encoding VOC family protein is translated as MEGKKYELIPYLTFGGNCEEAMNFYAKALGATFKVWTRYDNPNMKAPEAYRDKVLHSRLHFNDLAIYASDTFPGKETKGNSGDVSLSLTFPDEQTAQKAFDALAAGGEVGVPFGKQFWGDWHGNLTDKYGIKWMVNC